In Wenyingzhuangia fucanilytica, the following are encoded in one genomic region:
- a CDS encoding ATP-binding cassette domain-containing protein translates to MNHIAIFNKSADKTAYINHLLKGGEQNLFIEFNGKKGALFSTSVLEKYILEEVNHDDFTLTKHCIDGNGKVRSLTSFSSGQQKKLLLDYLVNSSQKEKIDFLILDKPYDCLDIEKQADLAKELTEIAKEITLVQIFKIRDEVLPFIHQIYLLNQDAVEFVGKPNEYDSYFHQQLKPYQFVGSLPENLNKIEVENPLVKFTDVNIFYEETRQIVNNINWTINKGEFWHLKGPNGAGKTSLLTMITGDNAKAFGEDIMLFGRKKGSGETVWELKKKIGYFSPSLTQFFGKLFTVQHMVLSGFYDSIGLYENPTGQQIYEADKWLDLVGLKDKKQTYFVRLSKEMQRIVLIIRAMVKHPPLLILDEPTNELDDYSTSVLTAFINKIHQETDISIIYVSHRMLQGLHPDKIYQLTPTKNGSVGSVEKA, encoded by the coding sequence ATGAATCACATTGCAATCTTTAATAAATCGGCAGACAAAACAGCTTATATAAATCACTTGTTAAAGGGTGGTGAGCAAAATTTGTTTATTGAATTCAATGGAAAAAAGGGAGCTTTATTTAGTACTTCGGTATTAGAGAAGTATATTCTAGAAGAAGTCAATCACGATGATTTTACTTTAACAAAACATTGTATTGATGGTAATGGAAAAGTTAGGAGTTTAACTTCTTTTTCTAGCGGACAACAAAAAAAGTTGTTGTTAGATTATTTGGTAAATTCTTCTCAAAAAGAAAAAATTGATTTTTTGATTTTAGATAAGCCATATGATTGTTTAGATATTGAAAAACAAGCTGACTTGGCTAAAGAATTAACGGAAATTGCTAAAGAAATAACTTTAGTTCAGATTTTTAAAATTAGAGATGAGGTATTGCCTTTTATCCATCAAATTTATTTGTTAAATCAAGATGCCGTGGAGTTTGTAGGAAAGCCTAATGAGTACGATTCTTATTTCCATCAACAATTAAAACCTTATCAATTCGTAGGGAGTTTACCAGAAAATTTAAACAAAATAGAGGTAGAAAACCCTTTGGTAAAATTTACCGATGTCAATATCTTTTACGAAGAAACCAGGCAAATTGTAAACAATATTAATTGGACTATTAACAAAGGAGAGTTTTGGCACTTAAAAGGGCCTAACGGCGCAGGAAAAACCAGTTTGTTAACCATGATTACGGGTGATAATGCCAAGGCTTTTGGAGAAGATATTATGCTCTTTGGACGTAAAAAAGGAAGTGGAGAAACGGTTTGGGAGCTCAAAAAAAAGATAGGATACTTTTCACCAAGTTTAACTCAGTTTTTTGGAAAGTTGTTTACGGTGCAGCACATGGTATTGTCAGGTTTTTATGATTCTATTGGTCTCTATGAAAACCCAACAGGTCAGCAAATTTACGAAGCTGATAAGTGGTTAGACCTAGTAGGACTAAAAGATAAAAAACAAACTTATTTTGTGCGTTTGTCTAAAGAAATGCAACGAATTGTGTTAATTATTCGTGCCATGGTAAAACATCCTCCTTTACTTATTCTAGACGAGCCGACTAATGAATTAGACGATTATTCAACCTCTGTGTTAACGGCATTTATCAATAAAATTCATCAAGAAACAGATATTTCTATTATTTACGTATCTCACAGAATGTTACAAGGGTTACATCCCGATAAAATTTACCAATTAACTCCTACAAAAAACGGATCTGTAGGTTCGGTAGAAAAGGCATAA
- a CDS encoding alpha/beta fold hydrolase, giving the protein MSTFITYKNTPIHYTQSGKGTAVVLLHGFLENSTMWQSLEKVLNPKFRVVCIDLLGHGQTESLGYVHTMTEMAEAVKAVLDHLNIRRSFFVGHSMGGYVALAFADVHPDNVKGLILLNSTARPDSEEKKIGRDRAIAVVKENHKSFIRTSIPMLFRSKCRKIYADDISKVKKEALKTSRQGIIAALEGMKIRLDREVLLHFGPYPSLMILGKKDPVLKYDDLIEQTKDANTEVVELENGHMSLIEDKEGAEQAILEFVKKH; this is encoded by the coding sequence ATGAGCACATTTATTACTTACAAAAACACTCCAATTCATTATACTCAATCGGGTAAGGGAACAGCTGTAGTGTTGTTGCATGGTTTTTTAGAAAATAGTACCATGTGGCAAAGTTTAGAAAAAGTATTAAACCCTAAATTTAGGGTTGTTTGTATAGATTTGTTAGGGCATGGACAAACCGAAAGTTTGGGTTATGTACACACCATGACAGAAATGGCCGAAGCCGTAAAAGCGGTGTTAGATCATTTAAACATCCGAAGATCTTTTTTTGTAGGACATTCCATGGGAGGGTATGTAGCTTTGGCTTTTGCAGATGTACATCCAGACAATGTAAAAGGTCTAATTTTACTAAATTCTACAGCTAGACCAGATTCAGAAGAAAAAAAGATTGGTCGTGATAGAGCGATAGCGGTGGTAAAAGAAAATCACAAATCTTTTATCAGAACTTCAATTCCTATGTTATTCCGTTCTAAGTGTAGAAAAATTTATGCTGATGACATTTCTAAGGTTAAAAAGGAGGCTTTAAAAACTTCTAGACAAGGTATTATTGCTGCTTTAGAGGGAATGAAAATAAGATTAGATAGAGAGGTTTTATTGCATTTTGGGCCTTATCCATCTTTAATGATTTTAGGAAAAAAAGATCCTGTTTTAAAATATGACGATTTAATTGAGCAAACCAAAGATGCCAATACCGAAGTGGTAGAACTTGAAAATGGACATATGAGTTTGATTGAAGATAAAGAAGGTGCAGAACAGGCTATTTTAGAATTTGTTAAAAAACATTAA
- a CDS encoding fumarylacetoacetate hydrolase family protein: protein MKLIRFGAEGAEKPGVITASGKKVDVSAFGQDYNEEFFGGDGIERLAAWLKDNEASCPEISDDVRLGAPLKRPSKIVCVGLNYAKHAAETGAAVPTEPVLFFKSTSALIGPNDDVVIPRNSEKTDWEVELAIVIGKKASYVELEDAEDHIAGYVLHNDISERAFQLERGTQWCKGKGNDTFAPIGPFIATKDEIKDPNNLELWLELNGKRIQHSNTNDFIFNVQEVVSYISQFMTLLPGDVISTGTPAGVGLGFNPPVYLKPGDVMELGIEGLGTSRQVAKAYTKA from the coding sequence ATGAAATTAATAAGATTTGGAGCAGAAGGTGCTGAAAAGCCAGGAGTAATTACTGCATCAGGAAAAAAAGTAGATGTTTCTGCTTTTGGACAAGATTATAACGAAGAATTTTTTGGAGGAGATGGAATAGAGCGTTTAGCAGCTTGGTTAAAAGATAACGAAGCTTCTTGCCCAGAAATTTCTGATGATGTTCGTTTAGGAGCACCGTTAAAAAGACCATCTAAAATAGTTTGTGTAGGGTTAAACTACGCTAAACACGCAGCAGAAACTGGAGCAGCGGTTCCTACAGAACCAGTATTGTTCTTTAAATCTACTTCAGCATTAATTGGACCTAATGATGATGTTGTGATTCCTAGAAACTCAGAAAAAACTGACTGGGAAGTTGAGTTAGCCATAGTTATTGGTAAAAAAGCTTCTTATGTTGAGTTAGAAGATGCAGAAGATCACATTGCAGGTTATGTATTACACAACGATATTTCTGAAAGAGCTTTTCAATTAGAAAGAGGAACACAATGGTGTAAAGGAAAAGGAAACGATACATTTGCTCCTATAGGACCTTTTATTGCTACTAAAGATGAAATTAAAGATCCTAACAATTTAGAGCTTTGGTTAGAGTTAAACGGAAAACGTATTCAACACTCTAACACAAACGACTTTATTTTTAATGTACAAGAAGTGGTTTCTTACATTAGCCAATTTATGACTTTATTACCAGGAGATGTTATTTCAACAGGAACTCCAGCAGGTGTAGGATTAGGGTTTAATCCTCCTGTATATTTAAAGCCAGGTGACGTAATGGAATTAGGGATTGAAGGATTAGGAACTTCTAGACAAGTTGCCAAAGCCTATACAAAAGCTTAA
- a CDS encoding SDR family NAD(P)-dependent oxidoreductase, whose translation MSVFNLTGKCAVVTGGGSGIGEAISKALAGAGALVNILDLTTEGAQRVADEIIAKGGKAIVHQANVVDHEGVKNIIKKINDNQPINILINNAGIAHVGNVEACGPDDLDKLYNVNIKGVYNALHAVIPFMKENGGGAIVNMASIASSVGLFDRFAYSMTKGAVLTMTYSIAKDYVKDGIRCNCISPARVHTPFVDGFISKNYPGQEAEMFEKLSATQPIGRMAKPEEIGNLALYLVSDEASFLTGTDYPIDGGFIKLNGK comes from the coding sequence ATGTCAGTATTTAATTTAACAGGAAAATGTGCTGTAGTTACCGGTGGAGGTAGCGGAATTGGTGAAGCTATTTCTAAAGCTTTGGCTGGAGCAGGAGCTTTGGTAAATATTTTAGATTTAACTACAGAAGGAGCTCAAAGAGTTGCTGATGAAATTATTGCTAAAGGAGGAAAGGCAATAGTACATCAAGCAAATGTTGTAGATCACGAAGGGGTTAAAAATATCATCAAAAAGATTAATGACAATCAGCCTATCAATATCTTAATCAACAATGCAGGAATTGCACATGTTGGTAATGTAGAGGCATGTGGACCAGATGATTTAGATAAGTTATACAATGTAAATATTAAAGGAGTTTATAATGCTTTACATGCCGTAATTCCTTTTATGAAAGAAAATGGTGGTGGGGCTATTGTTAACATGGCATCTATTGCTTCTTCTGTAGGTCTGTTCGATCGTTTTGCGTATTCTATGACCAAAGGAGCCGTATTAACCATGACGTATTCTATTGCTAAAGATTATGTAAAAGATGGAATTCGTTGTAACTGTATCTCTCCAGCTAGAGTACATACTCCTTTTGTAGATGGGTTTATTTCTAAAAACTACCCAGGACAAGAAGCAGAAATGTTTGAAAAATTATCGGCAACACAACCAATAGGTAGAATGGCTAAACCAGAAGAAATTGGAAATTTAGCCCTATATTTAGTTTCTGATGAGGCTTCTTTCCTTACAGGAACAGATTACCCAATTGATGGTGGATTTATAAAATTGAACGGAAAATAA
- the mfd gene encoding transcription-repair coupling factor — translation MKIQSLLEKYQNASATKQLIAQVSQEKTHAVLSKFNGASLSFIIAETFKQTDKTFLVIFDDKEQAAYHLNDLERILNDKDVLFYPGSYRRPYEIEDVDNANVLMRAEVLNRLNSRKKPAIIVTYPNALFEKVVTKKDLNSNTLKITTGDEFSLDFINEVLFEYKFNRVDFVTEPGEFAVRGGIVDVFSFANDEPYRLEFFGDEVDSIRTFDVETQLSTGKPNKIQIMPNVENKQFSEKRESFLKFIPNNSVVFTKSIDILQYDLNTLFEKATARFETLSETLNHTFPSDLFLDGIQIKEQLKGYSRVAINNSANTDNINGNTEPQPSFNKHFDLLIENLQQNTAKGYQNYLFCSNEKQAKRFHDIFDESEEEIVYQTVVFQIHEGFVDHEHKIVCYTDHQIFERYNKFQLKNGFAKKQAVTLQEINNLEIGDFVTHIDHGIGKFGGLQKIDVNGKKQEAIKLIYGDADVLYISIHSLHKISKFNGKDGKVPKVHKLGSPAWKKAKQTAKAKVKQIAFDLIQLYAKRKNQKGFAFDPDSYLQHELEASFMYEDTPDQFTATQDVKSDMESDKPMDRLVCGDVGFGKTEVAIRAAFKAVDNGKQVAVLVPTTILAFQHFKSFKKRLEDFPVNINYLNRFKTAKQKKIVMEDLAEGRLDIVIGTHQLVSDKIKYKDLGLLIIDEEQKFGVAAKDKLKTIKENVDTLTLTATPIPRTLQFSLMAARDLSVIATPPPNRHPIESNVIGFSEEAIRDAVMYEISRGGQIFFIHNRVDNIKEVAGMLQRLVPDARIGVGHGQLEGRKLEEVMVNFMEGSYDILVATTIIESGLDVPNANTIFINHANNFGLSDLHQMRGRVGRSNKKAFCYFICPPYHMMTEEARKRIQALEMFSELGSGINIAMKDLEIRGAGDLLGGEQSGFITDIGFDTYQKILEEAVKELKEKEFKDLYDEEDAENKDYVSDIQIDTDFEILFPDDYINVIAERLNLYKKLGELTNEEELQEFEQQLIDRFGELPTQVIDLLDSVRIKWLAKKLGLEKIVLKQKRMIGYFVSDQQSGFYNTQSFTNVLKYVQNNSKMCVMKEKETKNGLRLLITFIRIDSVKKALETLKNI, via the coding sequence TTGAAAATTCAATCTCTTCTAGAAAAGTATCAAAATGCAAGTGCTACCAAACAACTGATAGCACAGGTTTCTCAAGAAAAAACACATGCTGTTTTAAGTAAATTTAACGGAGCTTCCTTGTCATTTATCATAGCAGAAACCTTTAAACAAACAGATAAAACTTTTTTAGTCATTTTTGATGATAAAGAGCAAGCGGCTTATCATTTAAACGATTTAGAAAGAATTTTAAACGATAAAGATGTACTTTTTTATCCTGGTTCTTACCGAAGACCTTATGAAATTGAAGATGTAGACAATGCCAATGTATTGATGCGTGCAGAGGTTTTAAATCGATTGAATTCAAGAAAAAAACCTGCCATTATTGTTACTTATCCAAACGCTTTGTTTGAAAAAGTAGTTACCAAAAAAGACCTAAACAGCAACACGTTAAAAATTACTACTGGTGATGAATTTAGCCTAGATTTTATTAACGAAGTTTTATTTGAGTATAAATTTAACAGAGTTGATTTTGTAACAGAACCTGGAGAATTTGCAGTTCGTGGAGGAATTGTTGATGTATTTTCTTTTGCTAATGATGAGCCTTACAGATTAGAATTTTTTGGTGATGAAGTAGACAGCATTAGAACTTTTGATGTAGAAACACAACTTTCTACCGGAAAACCCAACAAAATTCAAATCATGCCCAATGTGGAAAACAAGCAGTTTTCCGAAAAAAGAGAATCTTTTTTAAAGTTTATTCCCAATAATAGTGTTGTTTTTACCAAAAGTATTGACATTCTTCAATACGATTTAAACACCTTATTTGAAAAGGCTACAGCACGTTTTGAAACCCTATCCGAAACGTTAAATCATACCTTTCCTAGTGATTTATTTTTAGATGGAATTCAAATCAAAGAGCAATTAAAAGGATATAGCAGAGTTGCCATTAACAATAGTGCTAACACTGATAATATTAACGGAAATACAGAACCTCAACCTTCTTTTAACAAACATTTTGATTTGTTAATAGAAAACCTACAACAAAACACTGCAAAAGGATATCAAAATTATTTGTTCTGTTCTAACGAAAAACAAGCAAAACGTTTTCATGATATTTTTGATGAAAGTGAAGAAGAAATAGTATACCAAACAGTAGTTTTTCAAATTCACGAAGGATTTGTAGATCACGAACATAAAATAGTTTGTTATACCGATCATCAAATTTTTGAACGTTATAATAAGTTTCAGCTTAAAAATGGTTTTGCCAAAAAACAAGCCGTTACCCTACAAGAAATTAACAATTTAGAAATTGGAGATTTTGTAACTCACATAGACCATGGAATTGGAAAATTTGGAGGGTTACAAAAAATAGATGTCAACGGTAAAAAGCAAGAAGCTATCAAATTAATTTATGGCGATGCCGATGTACTTTATATCAGCATACATTCTTTACATAAAATATCTAAATTCAACGGAAAAGATGGTAAAGTTCCTAAAGTTCACAAATTAGGATCTCCTGCGTGGAAAAAAGCCAAACAAACCGCCAAAGCCAAAGTAAAACAAATTGCTTTTGATTTGATTCAATTGTATGCAAAACGAAAAAATCAAAAAGGATTTGCTTTTGATCCAGACAGTTATTTACAACATGAGTTAGAAGCTAGTTTTATGTATGAAGATACACCAGATCAATTTACGGCTACTCAAGATGTAAAATCTGATATGGAAAGTGACAAACCTATGGATAGATTGGTTTGTGGAGATGTTGGTTTTGGAAAAACAGAAGTTGCTATTCGTGCTGCATTTAAAGCGGTAGACAACGGAAAGCAAGTAGCTGTTTTGGTTCCTACCACTATTTTGGCTTTTCAACATTTTAAATCTTTCAAAAAAAGATTAGAAGATTTTCCGGTAAACATCAACTATTTAAACCGTTTTAAAACGGCTAAGCAAAAGAAAATAGTGATGGAAGATTTGGCCGAAGGAAGATTAGATATTGTTATTGGAACCCATCAATTGGTTTCTGATAAAATAAAATACAAAGACTTAGGGTTGCTAATTATTGATGAGGAACAAAAGTTTGGAGTAGCTGCCAAAGACAAGTTAAAAACCATTAAAGAAAATGTAGATACTTTAACATTAACCGCAACTCCAATACCACGTACCTTGCAGTTTAGCTTGATGGCTGCAAGAGATTTATCGGTAATTGCAACTCCTCCACCCAACCGTCATCCTATAGAAAGTAATGTGATTGGTTTTAGCGAAGAAGCTATTAGAGATGCTGTGATGTACGAAATTTCTCGTGGTGGTCAAATTTTCTTTATACACAACCGAGTAGACAACATTAAAGAAGTTGCCGGAATGTTACAACGTTTGGTTCCTGATGCTAGAATTGGAGTGGGGCATGGTCAGCTAGAAGGTAGAAAGTTAGAAGAAGTGATGGTTAATTTTATGGAAGGAAGCTACGATATTTTAGTGGCCACCACCATTATAGAATCTGGTTTAGATGTGCCTAATGCCAATACTATTTTTATCAATCATGCTAATAATTTTGGTTTGTCAGATTTACATCAAATGCGTGGTCGTGTGGGGCGTTCTAACAAAAAAGCTTTCTGTTATTTTATTTGTCCACCTTACCATATGATGACCGAAGAAGCTCGTAAACGTATTCAAGCTTTAGAAATGTTTAGCGAGTTAGGTAGCGGAATTAACATTGCCATGAAAGATTTAGAAATTCGTGGAGCTGGAGATTTATTAGGAGGAGAACAAAGCGGATTTATTACAGATATTGGTTTTGATACTTATCAAAAAATATTAGAAGAAGCCGTTAAGGAATTAAAAGAAAAAGAGTTCAAAGATTTATATGATGAAGAAGATGCTGAAAACAAAGATTATGTATCCGACATACAAATAGATACCGATTTTGAAATTTTATTCCCTGATGATTATATCAACGTTATTGCAGAAAGATTAAACCTGTATAAAAAATTAGGAGAATTAACCAACGAAGAAGAATTACAAGAATTTGAACAACAACTAATAGATAGGTTTGGAGAACTTCCAACCCAAGTGATTGATTTATTAGACTCTGTTAGAATTAAGTGGTTGGCTAAAAAATTAGGATTGGAAAAAATAGTCTTAAAACAAAAAAGAATGATTGGATATTTTGTTTCCGATCAACAAAGTGGTTTTTATAATACCCAGTCGTTTACAAACGTTTTAAAATACGTGCAAAACAATTCTAAAATGTGTGTAATGAAAGAAAAAGAAACCAAAAATGGTTTGCGTTTACTCATTACTTTTATTAGGATTGATAGCGTAAAGAAAGCCTTGGAAACATTAAAGAATATATAA
- a CDS encoding UxaA family hydrolase translates to MSQKNSVLRIHSKDNVIVALTDLSKGDVINYEGDTYVLTTDVPAKHKFASVDLNEGDLVYMYGVLVGMATQPVVKGEILHTHNLVHRAEEYGVEDGEKEEWKAPDFSRFEGKTFQGYHRADGKVGTQNNWLVIPLVFCENRNVTVIENTIVEQLGFGQKKETGFSVDKLVNIYQEGASEEDLLNTSIQIDKKEAKKNKLFPNVDGIQFLRHDGGCGGSTPDSVALCHLLAGYVNNPNVAGATVLSLGCQHAQAKIMQDALESFAKDHKKPLYVLTQQESTSERDFVEEAIKKTFIGLTKANEFVREPAPLSKLVIGLECGGSDGFSGISANPTLGYVSDLVVGLGGTTVLAEFPELNGVEQEMINRCVTKGIADKFSNIMSTYNEKAEFLGGGFHANPSPGNIKDGLITDAIKSAGAAKKGGSSPVTDVLDYTEQITKKGLNLLCTPGNDVESTTGLAGSGCNVILFTTGLGTPTGNPIVPVVKVSSNSKLFNKMNDIIDFNTGGVIEGDTLQKTGEELLEYVIKVASGEKTKAMQLGQNDFIPWKRGMSL, encoded by the coding sequence ATGTCTCAAAAAAATTCAGTGTTAAGAATACACTCAAAAGACAATGTAATTGTTGCGTTAACAGATCTTTCTAAAGGAGATGTTATTAATTATGAGGGAGATACTTATGTGTTAACCACTGATGTACCAGCAAAACATAAATTTGCATCTGTAGATTTAAACGAAGGAGATTTGGTTTATATGTACGGAGTATTAGTAGGTATGGCAACACAACCAGTTGTGAAAGGAGAAATTCTTCATACTCATAACCTTGTTCATAGAGCAGAGGAATATGGAGTAGAAGATGGTGAAAAAGAAGAGTGGAAAGCTCCAGATTTTTCTAGATTCGAAGGAAAAACATTCCAAGGATATCACAGAGCCGATGGAAAAGTGGGAACACAAAATAATTGGTTGGTTATTCCTTTGGTTTTTTGTGAAAACAGAAACGTTACTGTTATAGAAAATACTATTGTAGAGCAGTTAGGTTTTGGACAAAAAAAAGAAACAGGTTTTTCTGTAGATAAATTGGTAAACATATACCAAGAAGGAGCTTCGGAAGAAGATCTTTTAAATACAAGTATTCAAATTGATAAAAAAGAAGCTAAAAAGAATAAGTTGTTCCCTAATGTGGATGGAATTCAATTCCTAAGACATGATGGTGGTTGTGGAGGTTCAACTCCAGATTCTGTGGCTTTATGTCATTTATTAGCAGGATATGTTAACAATCCTAACGTTGCTGGTGCTACAGTATTAAGTTTAGGATGTCAACATGCTCAAGCTAAAATTATGCAAGACGCTTTAGAAAGTTTTGCTAAAGATCACAAAAAACCTTTATACGTTTTAACTCAGCAAGAAAGTACTTCTGAAAGAGATTTTGTAGAAGAAGCTATTAAAAAAACCTTTATAGGTTTAACCAAAGCCAACGAGTTTGTAAGAGAACCAGCTCCTTTAAGTAAATTAGTTATAGGTTTAGAGTGTGGAGGTTCTGATGGATTCTCTGGAATTTCTGCAAATCCAACTTTAGGATATGTATCTGATTTAGTTGTTGGTTTAGGAGGAACTACTGTATTAGCAGAGTTTCCTGAGTTAAACGGTGTAGAGCAAGAAATGATCAATAGATGTGTGACTAAAGGTATTGCAGATAAGTTTTCTAATATCATGTCTACTTATAATGAAAAGGCCGAATTTTTAGGAGGAGGTTTTCATGCAAATCCATCACCAGGTAACATTAAAGATGGTTTAATTACCGATGCTATAAAATCTGCAGGTGCAGCTAAAAAAGGAGGAAGTTCTCCTGTTACTGATGTGCTAGATTATACAGAGCAAATTACCAAAAAGGGATTAAATTTATTGTGTACTCCAGGGAATGATGTTGAATCTACTACAGGTTTAGCAGGTTCTGGTTGTAATGTTATCTTGTTTACTACAGGTTTAGGAACACCAACAGGAAATCCTATTGTGCCTGTTGTAAAAGTATCTAGTAACTCTAAATTGTTCAATAAAATGAATGATATTATCGATTTTAATACCGGTGGAGTCATAGAAGGAGATACATTACAAAAAACAGGAGAAGAACTTTTAGAATATGTGATTAAAGTAGCTAGTGGAGAAAAAACCAAAGCTATGCAATTAGGACAAAACGATTTTATTCCTTGGAAAAGAGGAATGTCATTATAA